The Pseudomonas fragi DNA window TGGGCAACCTCGGTGGTTTTCTCGCGCCAACAGTCAAGACCTGGGCCGAGGGCTACTTCAACAACCCGCATGCGGGCATGTACTTTCTGGCGGGGATGGCGGTACTGGGGGCGCTGATGCTGATCCGCTCGGCCAGGACCGGGCACGAGCCGGGCAAACTCCCGGCACCTGCGCCTGCGCCACACTGACGCTGCAGAGGTATTAACCCGGGTCACATGTGAGCTACATTGGGTGACAAACAACAGCCCGTAAACTCACAAAGGGTGACCCGTGAATACCAATCAAAAACTGCGCACCTTCGACCTGATCCGTGAAGCGGTACTGCCCGAGTACCGCGATCGGGTGAACGACTACCTGAGCCTCTACGAAGAGGCACTGCACAGCGAAAACGCCCCGGCTGCCGACATCCAGGCCAGCGCCCAGCAACTGCGCGGCTACCTGCGCGGCCTCAACACCACCCGGGTGCTGGGCATGGCCGACTGGGAAGAACTGGACCGGCGGATTAGTGAATCCTGGTTGTAAAACCTGTGGGAGCCGGCTTGCCTACGATGCTGACAACCCGGTCTGGCTGGCGCACCCCGGGGATGCCATCGCGAGCAAGCCCGCTCCCACAGAGGGACGCGGCAGCCCCCGGATTTTGTGAGCACCGCAAAAACTGTGGGAGCCGGCTTGCCTGCGATACAAACAACCCGGTCTGGCTGGCGCACCCCGGGGATGCCATCGCGAGCAAGCCCGCTTCCACATAGGGACACGGCAGACCCCGGATTTTGTGAGCACCGCAAAAACTGTGGGAGCCGGCTTGCCTGCGATACAAACAACCCGGTCTGGCTGGCGCACCCCGGGGATGCCATCGCGAGCAAGCCCGCTTCCACAGGTAATCTCGTGTTATAGGGGTCAAACCCAGATCGCGTCCCACAAGGGGTAGTCTCCCACCCGCTTGACCAGCCCGGCACGCAGCGGGTTGGCAATCACATAACGGGCCACCTGCTTGATATCTTCATCACGCCGCAAGGCATGGTCGTGGTAGCCCTGCTGCCAGCGGCGGCCTGCTTGTCCTGTAACCTGGTTGATTGCGCGGGTGCTCAACGATTTTGTGCGGCACATCAAGTTATCCAGCGAGCCCTGTTCAAGGCTGATCAGCCAATGAAAATGATCGGGCATGACCACCCATGCCAGCGAAGTGGCCAGCCCCTGCACTTGTACCTGCTTGAACTGTTCGACCACCCGTCGGCCTACACGCCAGTTCAGGAAAATGGGTTGCCGATGCAGCGTATTGGCGGTCAGAAGATAAATGCGATTTGGCTCGCTGTAACGACCACGGCGCAGACGGTGGGAGGCGGGAAAAGAAGACATGGCCTGACTCTATTAGTTGATGAATTTCAAAGGCTAGTCAGTAGCGGGCCAGCCACAGCGGGCATCGTTTGACGGGATATGTCGTGGGATTTTTTGTGAGCACCGCAAAACTTGTGGGAGTTGGCTTGCCTGCGATGCAAGCAACCCGGTCTGGCTGGCGCACCGCAGGGATGCCATCGCGAGCAAGCCCGCTCCCACAGAGGTGCGCGGCAGCCTCCGGTTTTAGTGAGCACCGCAAAACTTGTGGGAGTTGGCTTGCCTGCGATGCAAGCAACCCGGTCTGGCTGGCGCACCGCAGGGATGCCATCGCGAGCAAGCCCGCTCCCACAGAGGTGCGCGGCAGACCCCGGATTTTGTGAGCACCGCAAAAACTGTGGGAGTTGGCTTGCCTGCGATGCAAGCAACCCGGTCTGGCTGGCGCACCGCAGGGATGCCATCGCGAGCAAGCCCGCTTCCACAGAGGGGCGCGGCAGACCCCGGATTATGTGAGCACCGCAAAACCTGTGAGAGCCGGCTTGCCTGCGATGCAGGCAACCCGGTCTGGCTGGCGCACCGCAGGGATGCCATCGCGAGCAAGCCCGCTCCCACAGAGGGACGCGGGTGACCCCGGATTTTGTGTGCACCGCAAAAACTGTGGGAGCTGGCTTGCCTGCGATGCAAGCAACCCGGTCTGGCTGGCGCACCGCAGGGAGCAAGCCCGCCCCAACAAAGGCTCAGTCAGGCGGGAGCAAGCGTGGCCAAGGGCGCTTCCGGTGCCTGCGGCTCCTTGAGCAACGCAAAATAGGCAAACGCCGAACACGCCGCCACCACCGCACTGATCACGAAGGCCGAGGAAAACGAACCACTCTGCTGCACGCTGAAGCCAGTCAGGATCGGCGCAATCGAGCCCGCCAGATAACCGCCAAAGTTCTGGATCGAGCCAAACGATGCCACCCGCTCCGACGGCACGATGGTGTTGACGATCATCCACGCCGTGGCGCTGGAAATATTGATAAAGAACATGGTCAGGCACAGCAGGATCACACAGGCCACCACGTTGGTGGTAAAGGCCACGATCAGGGTAAACAGTGCCCCGCCCAGCAGGCCCAGGATCACCATCAGCTTACGGCTGGCCAGCACCCGCATGCCCCGCGCCACCAGGCGATCGCAGCATTTGCCAGCCACTATGGTACCCAACGCGCCA harbors:
- a CDS encoding REP-associated tyrosine transposase, with the translated sequence MSSFPASHRLRRGRYSEPNRIYLLTANTLHRQPIFLNWRVGRRVVEQFKQVQVQGLATSLAWVVMPDHFHWLISLEQGSLDNLMCRTKSLSTRAINQVTGQAGRRWQQGYHDHALRRDEDIKQVARYVIANPLRAGLVKRVGDYPLWDAIWV